The nucleotide sequence CCGGAGACCCCCGAGATGGCGAGGATCAAAAACAGAAAGTTCTGGGAGACCACCTGGGCCACCGTTGCCGGCTGCGCCGCTATATACATTCTGGCCATCTATGCAGGAAAGAAGAGCAAATACTTGCAGTGATGCTGCCATATTCTGTGTTCCGCACCGGACAGACGAAGCATCGGACCGCAAGCTCTGCAGCCCAGGGCCACGTTTTCGCCGTTGCAAATGGATTCATTCCCTGTGCTGAGAACGTGATGCGGTGGCTTTCTGTTTTGTTCTGTCTGGAAGATGCAGTAGCTGATGGGGTTTGGGTAGGAATAATTGAATGATGGACATCCCACCCTTGACACGAATGACGGTTATATAAAGATGCCTTATTTATCCTGTCATATCATGATTTACAACTACATCCTCccttcatcccataatataagacgcctTTTGACACTACTAAGGGAATAGTTTTGTAAAAGAAGATGAATATACTAGCCGTGTTTTGGAACCATACAACTTCCTACCCTAGGGTGGTGCACTCCTGCACCTCGACGGTGTAATAATTGTTAGCATACGGCAGCCGCATGGATTAAATAGGTCAACGACAGAAACTAACAGACGATACCAGTTCTGACATTTCAACTTCCACGGTTTTACTTCGATCAGATAAGTTACGAGGCTGATAATGTGAACACTGACTCCACCATCCACTTCTCTATTTACAAGGTTTCACGGATGGTATGTAAACCAAAGATTTTGTATCAACGCTGCAGTGCTCACTAGCGCATGTACAAAAGGTATTAGGGAACTCAGCATATGTATGTCTAAGACACGTCAGCTAAAACTTCAGTTAGATGGTTATTATGTTTGCGCCTTCCTTGATCTGGTCCGTCGAACCTGGCAAAAAAAAGAGGAATGTCCGCTCAAGGTATTCACAAATGAGGGATGAATCATGCATATGCTTCCCAAATGCACTTACATTGTCTATTGTGTCCGCAGTTGATCCAGCAGAATTCTTTGCATTTCTCAAATCCAATGCTCTCTTGCTTTTCTTCTGGAGGGCAGCCACTGCTAAAAAATAGAAGGTTGATCGCTCAGCTATATTTAATATATGGACTGCAAATATACAGCGAAACACATAAAAGGTAGCTGCACGGCTAGTCACTTGGTGACATAAAACAGTCATGATATTGCCATTTCTGCATGACTGTTGGCtggaagtactccctccattcggaattacttgtctcggaaatggatgtatctagaactaaaatacgtctagatacatccatttctgcaacaagtaattccgaacggagggagtagttgtgtgTGAGTTGTGACTTGTGAGCAACTTTATTGGACGAATGTTCAGTCAGGAAAGACACTTTTAGGACATAAGGATGTATATGATTCAAATGAATCACATATATAGTGCATCAACACTACCAGCCTGTTACAACTGTGCAGTTCGCATAACATATGGACTTTAAGAAGCGCCAATGTGAAGATAATATCGTGAATCATGTCTTGGTTACTGGAGATGACTTGCCTGTTTTGTTGCTGGAGAAAGGACGCTTCACAAAATTACCATCACAATCACCAACATCTTCCTCTAGTTCACTGCTACAAATCGAAACGTAAGTAATCATGGATGGATACTTGACAAAGGTTTTCAAACTAAAAAATATAAATCATTTGACACCATATAACAGGAGCAAAGAAGCAGCATCTTGTTCTTATGATGACTATCATCATCATAAgttaaaaaaaaaattgaaagcactaTCGTTTAACAGTTATTTTGTATTATGCTAGGCGCTGCATATAAATTACCAGTGTAGATACCCACAGACCTTCAACAAAATATATGTGGTTTTGgacatactccctccggtcctttttagtctgcatataagttttgtttgaagtcaaagcatctctactttgaccgaatttatagaaaaaagtattaACATTTACGATGCCAAATCAATTTTGTTAGATTCATTACGAAATGTAGTTTCATGGGATATATATTTGGTatggtagatattgatattttttaatatatatttggtcaaactttacaaagtttgacttgacccaaatctaatatgcggagtaaaaaggaccggagggagtaacaAATATTGGCATCAGGTATTTATCAATAAGCAGGAAGTACACTTTGAACTCCCATGGTATTCTTGCAATAAGTGTAGAATGTGGTGCTATTTCAAGGGGGActgggaagcccggcccggccagCCCAGCCTGACCCGGCCCGGCCCAACACTGCTCCCAGGCCGGGCTCAGgtctagattttgagcccgatggccgggccgggcccgggcccatcGTTTTTGCGCTTTTCTGAAGGGGCCCGTCCTGAGGCCTGGCAGGCTTTTACGTGTTTGGGCcaggcttggctaggcccggcccaaAGCCCGGCCCAAAGcggcccgaggtttggccaggtatagGACAGCCAGATATACTTGTTAAGATGCACAAGAACTGGCAAGTGCAATCCTGAAATCCAAGCCACAGCGAAATCCAAGCCACAGCCGAACTGACTTCACCAGTGACACCCATAGACTAATACTAGCTGGTACTCAGCTGTAAAGCACTAAAGCCCATATCTGGATCTGATATTTGGAAACACACTAAAGTTCCTTTATATTTCATCTTAATTGCATGTATATTGCAATATCTAGTTCATCTCAATTTCTTCACAAAATTTCAAATTCTGACACAAAATGTGATATTTCTGTTTCTCAAAAAGCGGATAAAAATCTGACGATCGTCAGCTGCCCTGCTCTTCAAACCACATTGTTCTATGACGGAAGTCCACATTCTTTTTATTTAGAAGTTTGTGTGTTCTAGCTATGCCCCATGTGACCCACGTAAAATTTGGTCATAACCTAGTCCAAAGTTCAAAAATATTATGTGACCATTGGTGCCATACTTGAACATACATGGTCAACTAGCGACTACAATAGCTGGTCCAAACTTCACTTTACTCTTTTCTTAGCCCTAGACAGATTACCAGGAATACAAGTTCTGACATACAGGGGTTTGCCTTATTTGGTAACGAATTGCTTGTACTATTAGGCATAGACCCAATAATTATTGCAGATAACTTGAGATGTCATGCCATATACTAATTCTACCACATAAAGCCACACACATAGACAATGAGAAAAGCTCCCTATCGTTCCATTCTAAATAGTGATGTAACATGGACAACAATCATGAATTAGCAGACAGACATAGATTTAGCAGAGTTTGCAGGGCATGCATGTCATTATGCTATACTCGCAGTTACGCAAAGCATGGTATCACAAGACAAAGTACTGTTTAGAACATATTCTTCCAGGCGGAGAACATTTCTGAAGAAGGAATACATGTTAAATCGTTTGTTTGCTTACCAATCTCTGAGATGACAGTCAGGAAAGTCCTACAAAAATAAGTAAATAATATAAATTGAGTTTCCATGTGCCAATCCACAGATAATCCAATGCTCAAACATATAGTTCGATCAGACACTAGCATGCTGTACCTCTGTTGACATGGTGTCCTTTGAAGATATCGTCTTCAGATCTCTAGAATCAGCTTCATTAGTCAAACCCAAAGACCCTGGAGATGACAGCTTTGTGCCGGCGGAACCACAAGATGACACGTTGTCTTTTTCCAAGATATCCAGGTAATTTTTCTTGGGGACATCTTTCGCCTGGACTGAACTTTTCTTCATTTTCCCTTGCTCATGACCACTTACAAACTGTCCAAATAATGGTTTGTTTGATGAGGAACGAGTTTGCCTTTTAGGAGCAGATTCTTTAGATACCCTCTCAGTAATAGTAGAGCATGTAGTATCCTCCTGAAATTAATGTTGATGAACTAAAACTATAGGACCATAACAGAAGGCACAAactacatatatgtatatatacacAAACAAGAGACCAAGGGTGACACAGCAGACAGAATGTACCTGTTGGTTATAAGGTTCATGAGCTTTTAGAATTCTCTTCACAAAAGTATCAGTAATTAAATCTAGTTGGCAGCATTCCTACAAAAAAAATCCGATCTGGAGAAAATTAGTCAATGCAAAAATGAACTAAGACAAGTTCTAACAAACATGAGAATAAATAGTAAGAATAACCTACATCTGCTTTTCTCTCACTCCGAGACAACCTATAATAAGATGAGGGCAGGAGAATATGGCGTGGAGAATCTGATGTCTTGCAATGCTTATCAAGTTCTTTTACCATAAGCAAACCAATTTTTGAGAGAATGTGCAGTTTCTGTGAAGGCGGTTAGGAAATTAGAACCTGATGAAGAAATTTATAGGCAAATGAAAAATGTCAAAGCGGTAGCCAAAAGAGACATATACATGAGTGATGCCAGAATCAATCACATCCTCAGCCTTTTGAACAGCACGAAAGATGCCCAAAAGAATGGATACAGAGCTGGTGGCAGAGCCATGCTTGGTTTGGCTTAGATCCTCTATTTCAACTAGCTCTCTCAACATCACAATAAGTGGGCTGTCAACAAACAAAGGGAAAAAGGAGGAAGCTATTACATGCTTGAAACTTCGAATGTTTCCAGCCACAGGAACTAGTTGAGCAACAGAAAAAATGCCAATGGGATTCAAACATCTGAAACAAGAACATACCTCCAAAACTCAGCCGAGCCAGTCTCCTTTTCACAAAAGTTAAAAGGAAACTCCTCATCATATGCAAGCGTATGGATCAAGAAAAGGACAGCATATGCTGGGTGTTCTACAATCGAGTCATTGCTGGTTTTGTTCTGGTGAACAGAAACCCCTCTTTGCTCTTTTACCACTTCGGTTAAGTACCTAAGTGACTAGAATACAAGGTAACAGAATAAGAATCACCTCACGAGCAAGTTTATATGGTATATATATACGAGGGAACTAGAAAAGAAGATACATACTTCAGTACGAACATCTCCAGCGCAATCTGTTGATGCCAATGCAAAAGCACATGCATATCTAACAGGTATTGCATGCTTCTTCAAAAGGCCAAAAAGTTTGTGAATGAATGACTTGCGAACAATATATGAAGAATCCTGACAACCAGACACAATACATGTAATATTATAAAGAGGTAGAATACTGGCATGCATAAAATATGGAACTACGCAATGTGAGTAGAGATTAACCAATGTACGTAAGCAAAATAATGCTGCAAACAGATGTTTAATTACAGCAAAGGTTCTCAAAATCTATGGCAAATCAAATTATCAAATAATTAGAAAGACTAGTGGGCAGAAATGTTAGCCCCTACATGAAAAATAAAAATTAGATACTTGTTAGCAGTGTAGCATATTGACAATACCCTTGCCATGAGAAGGGCAGTGCGAAATAATTCTGGAGAAATGAGTGAATCCCATCTTGTAGCTAGTCGTAGTAAAGATTTCCCAGCAGCCAGTCTAAGATATGGCTTATCATTTTCACTGGTGCAGCATAAGAACCAGAGTGAAAACACAGAACACAAGTAAATAAATTCAGGGTTAAGTTGTAtcaataaagaaaataaaaaaacatttaatattgtatAAGTGTTTTTAGCTTGAATAACATTCAGTTAAGTTTGCGAGCATTAAAACCACACATTATACCCTACCCTATTTACTTTCGAAAAATGTCCATTTTACTACCCCGAACAAAGTGAGTGGTTCACATAACCCCCTGATCATTTATTCTGCTCTTTTAACCCCCCGATCTATCCAATACCGTTCACAAATCATCTTAGCTGGGTTTGCTTAAGTGGTTTGCTGACATGGCAGGGTCAAAGTGGTATTTGACCAGTGGGACCCTCTCCGGTGACCCGTCACTTTCGCTGCCGACGCCGACGCACTGCTGGGCTGCCCTGGATACATCGACGCCCGACGGTTTCCTCGGTCCGCGCCGGATGCAGAGCTGAGGTGGAGCGAGGGGGTCCGCCTGGATCTGGAGAAGAGCACCACAAGAGGCAGGCAGGCTGCCATGAAGTAGCGCACGGTGGCGGCAGCAGTTCGCGCAGGAACCGTGGTAGGAGGCCGGAGATGCTCGCCTGGATCTGGGTTAGGAGGGGCGGCTTGGTGAGAGAGGTTCGACCGGGATTGAGGAGGGCGGCGAAGGCCGGTGGCGCGAGGCGATGGGGATCCTGGGACTGCTCCCCAGCACGGCTGCTTGTCTGCCCCAACGACCTGGCCACTGGATTCGGTTCACATGGCTGCTAGCACGCTGCAGCGGGCCGGGGTGGGGCGGGGAAGTGCGGCGGCTTGCCGGGATCCGGGGCAGGCAGTAAGGAACGAGGACAGGTGTGGTGGGTCGCCGCTACCGCCGCATGTTGTCCACTGGTGGGCCTGGCGTGTGCTCCAGACACCCCAGCCCGGCGTACAGGTCGTCGCCAGCGGACCCCGGCTCCCCGCACCTGTCACCACCGGTGGACATGCCGCATGCGTCGTCGACCATAGAGGCCCGAGGTTGCACAGGGAAGGAGGAGAGCCCACGGTCAACAAAACAGCTTGACCGAGTCCAACTCAACAAAACCACCCGACCAAATCCACTTTGGGTGGGTATTGAACGGGATTGGCTTCATTAAGGGGTTATGTGAACCATCGATTTTGTTCAGgggagtaaaatggacttttttctttactttcttctttctGCACTCCCGATTGGTGAGTCTTTTCTTCCAGTAACCATTCAAACCAAATTGACCACCTAATCAGCAATGCTTACTTGCTGATTCTCTCTTTAAAATAAGTTTGGTGAGTTCCTAACTTCCTCATTATACTAACCAAGAAATTCTCTCACAAACCCCACTAAATTGACCACCTAATCAACGATGTGTAATTGCTGAATTCCTAAGTTCCTTGCATTATACTAACCAGGAAGCCTCCGGCTGAAAAAAGGTGATGCTCGAGATGCACTAGTTCATCACAGTAACCCAAACACGAAGGTAACAGAAACCTCATGAAAGTTACACAGTATACGACTTGTAGAACACTAAGCATTAGGCACATCTGCAAGTTCTACAATTTTGCACCAAATTGACCACTTGTAACTATGACTACCTATCTTAATGCAAAGATGTGCAAATTATGTTTATCACATTCAACAAGAAAGGAAACTTGACCACACCACAATGAATTATGTGTTCCAATAGTGCTTGAAAAAATATACTCGTAGAAAAGCTGATCAACTGATGCACTGTAAAATATCAGCTAAAGAACTGGTGTAATCAGTAGAAAACAAACAGAAGGCTGCAACAGTGAAGCATCTATTGAGAAAACAATTTAAAATAATGTGAGGAAGCAGAAAAATACGAACCATATAGTAATGGGCGTGAATTCTTCGCGAATTATATCTAACAGCATCTTCAAGAAATTCTCTATTCGATCACGGGCAGTAGTTGTTGGTAAACAACTTTTGACAAGTGCTTTGAGACAATAAATCTACATTGGCCACAAAACAATTAGAGAGCAAAAATGAAAATTCCATCGTGAATTTTACTCGCATGTGGAACTCCCTACTAGATCTACCATGAGTTGAATGTTTTATTTTGTCCAGAACTTACCTTCAGTTTGCAAGAGAAACTGCATGCAGAATTTTCATCGGAGGGTGACAGTTCCGGAGTTGAAACAAACTGCATAAACCATAAACCATAGCAGACATCAAATTGCTATGTCTTAGTCCAGATATCACTGCTAAAAAATATATTACCTACCTCAGGTGAGACAAAAACACGTTGAACAAAATTGATAAATTGGtcgtcatatgatgtatacatggagGGAGAATACTCCAATATTAAGCCCAACGACTGTAATAGAGTTGGGATATTATGGTTATCATGTAGACCACCAACAACTTTCTGCAGGGAAGAGAGGATCATATAAGTCGTCCACCAAAGTACGCCTTCATTAAAAACAAAGgcatgaaaaaaataagaagaaacagCTAGCTACCAAAAACATTGTGACCATTTTAGTATCAGAAACAATCATTCTGCAAAGGTTTGAGCATTTCCATATGTAAACAATTGTCATCTGGGAACTGGGTCAGTGAAGCAATTGTAGAACAGAACTAATTAGTACCTACCTTACATAATTTGGCAAATTTCTTGTCATCTGGAGACTGGATCAGTGAAGCAATTGCAGAAATGGCATATTTCGATTCAGCACGTGTTCCTTCAATACACTTTTGCTCCAGTAAGAGGTAGACATCACTACTGGAAAAAAGACAACTTACTATGAGTAAAATATTCATCTTAAGATAACTAAAGATGGAGAGACCTACCACACCTGCAATCATTAAATACAAAAAAGGTATTGACATTTTCCTATCCCTACATTTTCTTTATATTACCGCCCATTGCACTTCTAGATTGGTAAGGTGGTGAATAGGAGTAAAGTGTTTTTCGCCAGTTTTTAGTGAGCTCATACAAAATCtctggagaagaagaaaaaaaggcaaACAGGAGGATATTTAAAATTTCAAAATGGCCATTTAGTTTCAGGCTTGAGTAATACATTGCTGATTCATCAAACATGAACCATTCATAGAGCAATTATCAACAAACAGACAGATCAAGACAATCCAACTTCCAATACAATGACAGTTTATTTTACCTGAAATTAATAGATAATTTACACGGTGATTTTGCCAAATATGCCAACATTTGGAGACTCTTCTCATTTATCAGGACTGAGTCTTCGGAGAACAACTTTAGCAAGTACTCCTCTGAGCCTCTGAATAATGATGGAAACGCCATTGCAACTAGCTACATGATTACACATTTGAGTCAGAAGTATAGAAGATGACCCTTAAAAGGAGATGAAAATGTGTGCATGAACTAAAAAACAGATGTGCCGTTAAGCACAAAAAAGTTTAATCAATGGTAAAAACTGAAATGCAGTAAGCTTCAAAAGATTGCATGCTTGCAGCAAAGAGAAGTTCATATTCCTAAAAGAAAACAAATAATTTGCCGGCTATTAATAACTTACCAGTAAAAGATCACATGCGGACTCTGCATAATGGGTTAATTCATTTCTGCAGGAGAAAAGAACCTCCAAAATGGCACAAATCATCTCCCAATTAAATAGTGAATGCGAGAGTTTTGTAGACAGTTCTTTGCAGAAGCTGTAAATTTGGTGTTTGTTGCCAATTCTCTTGAGAAATGAATCCTGCAGTCATTCAAGCACGAACTTAGATATAAACATAGACATTTGATTTGGGTATGTTCTATGATACAAATCTTAAAAAAAACTCTTTTGCATAAATAATACCATGTGGAGAAAAAAAGAGTTGAATACACATATGGCtgctcatagtgggagtaacataagtagtaacatgcgtgccacataggcaaaaaatatgatatggcaagtaattaatgaggagagaggcaaatggagtaacatattatgttaccatcacatagcggttcccAATGTAAAATGactctacaaagtaataaatgaagctCTCTATGTTATCACACacatgacactacccactatgaaggtagtaacgtatactagtaacatatgcatgttactagtctaagttgcTCACCACTATGACTAGTCTAACAGGGTACTAACGTACTTGCACTAACTTGTAAACTGGGACCATTTAATGCTCCACAGAACTCACAGTTAGCAGCTTAATAGTTTTGACAGAACAAGGAAGAGTCGGGCATTCCGTAGTTTGCTGAAAGCTAGAGAGATTTAGCATCACGCAAATGTTCAAGTTCAAATTTGACCTCATGATGGGAAACAACACAATGCAGACCCACCTTGAAAACAAAACAATGCAGATCCCGCTGGAAAGACAAGACAATGCAGATCCCACTGGAAAGACAAATTCACTTTGTTTGTTTTCCATGTGCACTAAATGAGTTCTACCTAGACTTTCCTTTGCTCTATCTCTTATCTCTAGGAAGCTCCTTTGAGACTACCCCTTGTATTTGCTCTCCTTTGGATATTTTACTTTTACTTTTCCCTCAATCTCAGTATTATTATATTCTCGGTAGAACCGTACTGA is from Triticum aestivum cultivar Chinese Spring chromosome 3A, IWGSC CS RefSeq v2.1, whole genome shotgun sequence and encodes:
- the LOC123062737 gene encoding sister chromatid cohesion protein PDS5 homolog A-B isoform X3; translated protein: MSGSPGQVVSEVGKRLGQPRLGKDALIKLLKQAESALSELSQSSSLQDALRPLSKSLVQNTLLSHKDKDVRLLVAVCFIEVMRILAPDPPFTDEIFKEIFRLFISEFSGLADTESPYLTRRMKILENVAALRCSVIMVDTGCQDLVLDMAKIFFSAAKQGLQQCVHQAMLSIMTQILNEKVTQPLLDVIFRNLVKEDKGGAHKLAVDIIQNCAEKLEHIVRIFLTSCILSKDAPVNEHKKPHHKIILEIFQCAPQMLFAVIPCLTHELLSDQVDIRLEAVHLIGRLLVFSNLRFGQENQILFREFLKRFSDKSAEVRIAAIDAAKACYIAASSGNVAQNVLSKTTTFICGHYMHITICKHPFHVDVLFLLAESLEGRLLDFDDKVRIRAVYAVCDLAKSNLSSFPSELILQAAERLRDKKISVRKNVMHKLLDLYRDYCEKCSKGTATINTHYEQIPAKLIVLCFDKDCESFRPHNMGLIFAEELFPSPLSPKERAMHWVEFFSYFKSQHVKALHAIFSQKRRLQLEMQAYLSLRAKKEESSDEIQKKICASLRKMSASFTDISKVEDCFENLHQMKDNNIFKDLAEISKEGTTFATVRSIRDSFLKRIGNKHQIYSFCKELSTKLSHSLFNWEMICAILEVLFSCRNELTHYAESACDLLLLVAMAFPSLFRGSEEYLLKLFSEDSVLINEKSLQMLAYLAKSPCKLSINFSSDVYLLLEQKCIEGTRAESKYAISAIASLIQSPDDKKFAKLCKKVVGGLHDNHNIPTLLQSLGLILEYSPSMYTSYDDQFINFVQRVFVSPEFVSTPELSPSDENSACSFSCKLKIYCLKALVKSCLPTTTARDRIENFLKMLLDIIREEFTPITICENDKPYLRLAAGKSLLRLATRWDSLISPELFRTALLMARDSSYIVRKSFIHKLFGLLKKHAIPVRYACAFALASTDCAGDVRTESLRYLTEVVKEQRGVSVHQNKTSNDSIVEHPAYAVLFLIHTLAYDEEFPFNFCEKETGSAEFWSPLIVMLRELVEIEDLSQTKHGSATSSVSILLGIFRAVQKAEDVIDSGITHKLHILSKIGLLMVKELDKHCKTSDSPRHILLPSSYYRLSRSERKADECCQLDLITDTFVKRILKAHEPYNQQEDTTCSTITERVSKESAPKRQTRSSSNKPLFGQFVSGHEQGKMKKSSVQAKDVPKKNYLDILEKDNVSSCGSAGTKLSSPGSLGLTNEADSRDLKTISSKDTMSTEDFPDCHLRDCSELEEDVGDCDGNFVKRPFSSNKTVAALQKKSKRALDLRNAKNSAGSTADTIDNVRRTRSRKAQT
- the LOC123062737 gene encoding sister chromatid cohesion protein PDS5 homolog A-B isoform X1 — protein: MSGSPGQVVSEVGKRLGQPRLGKDALIKLLKQAESALSELSQSSSLQDALRPLSKSLVQNTLLSHKDKDVRLLVAVCFIEVMRILAPDPPFTDEIFKEIFRLFISEFSGLADTESPYLTRRMKILENVAALRCSVIMVDTGCQDLVLDMAKIFFSAAKQGLQQCVHQAMLSIMTQILNEKVTQPLLDVIFRNLVKEDKGGAHKLAVDIIQNCAEKLEHIVRIFLTSCILSKDAPVNEHKKPHHKIILEIFQCAPQMLFAVIPCLTHELLSDQVDIRLEAVHLIGRLLVFSNLRFGQENQILFREFLKRFSDKSAEVRIAAIDAAKACYIAASSGNVAQNVLSKTTTFICGHYMHITICKHPFHVDVLFLLAESLEGRLLDFDDKVRIRAVYAVCDLAKSNLSSFPSELILQAAERLRDKKISVRKNVMHKLLDLYRDYCEKCSKGTATINTHYEQIPAKLIVLCFDKDCESFRPHNMGLIFAEELFPSPLSPKERAMHWVEFFSYFKSQHVKALHAIFSQKRRLQLEMQAYLSLRAKKEESSDEIQKKICASLRKMSASFTDISKVEDCFENLHQMKDNNIFKDLAEISKEGTTFATVRSIRDSFLKRIGNKHQIYSFCKELSTKLSHSLFNWEMICAILEVLFSCRNELTHYAESACDLLLLVAMAFPSLFRGSEEYLLKLFSEDSVLINEKSLQMLAYLAKSPCKLSINFSSDVYLLLEQKCIEGTRAESKYAISAIASLIQSPDDKKFAKLCKKVVGGLHDNHNIPTLLQSLGLILEYSPSMYTSYDDQFINFVQRVFVSPEFVSTPELSPSDENSACSFSCKLKIYCLKALVKSCLPTTTARDRIENFLKMLLDIIREEFTPITICENDKPYLRLAAGKSLLRLATRWDSLISPELFRTALLMARDSSYIVRKSFIHKLFGLLKKHAIPVRYACAFALASTDCAGDVRTESLRYLTEVVKEQRGVSVHQNKTSNDSIVEHPAYAVLFLIHTLAYDEEFPFNFCEKETGSAEFWSPLIVMLRELVEIEDLSQTKHGSATSSVSILLGIFRAVQKAEDVIDSGITHKLHILSKIGLLMVKELDKHCKTSDSPRHILLPSSYYRLSRSERKADECCQLDLITDTFVKRILKAHEPYNQQEDTTCSTITERVSKESAPKRQTRSSSNKPLFGQFVSGHEQGKMKKSSVQAKDVPKKNYLDILEKDNVSSCGSAGTKLSSPGSLGLTNEADSRDLKTISSKDTMSTEDFPDCHLRDCSELEEDVGDCDGNFVKRPFSSNKTAVAALQKKSKRALDLRNAKNSAGSTADTIDNVRRTRSRKAQT
- the LOC123062737 gene encoding sister chromatid cohesion protein PDS5 homolog A-B isoform X6 produces the protein MSGSPGQVVSEVGKRLGQPRLGKDALIKLLKQAESALSELSQSSSLQDALRPLSKSLVQNTLLSHKDKDVRLLVAVCFIEVMRILAPDPPFTDEIFKEIFRLFISEFSGLADTESPYLTRRMKILENVAALRCSVIMVDTGCQDLVLDMAKIFFSAAKQGLQQCVHQAMLSIMTQILNEKVTQPLLDVIFRNLVKEDKGGAHKLAVDIIQNCAEKLEHIVRIFLTSCILSKDAPVNEHKKPHHKIILEIFQCAPQMLFAVIPCLTHELLSDQVDIRLEAVHLIGRLLVFSNLRFGQENQILFREFLKRFSDKSAEVRIAAIDAAKACYIAASSGNVAQNVLKSLEGRLLDFDDKVRIRAVYAVCDLAKSNLSSFPSELILQAAERLRDKKISVRKNVMHKLLDLYRDYCEKCSKGTATINTHYEQIPAKLIVLCFDKDCESFRPHNMGLIFAEELFPSPLSPKERAMHWVEFFSYFKSQHVKALHAIFSQKRRLQLEMQAYLSLRAKKEESSDEIQKKICASLRKMSASFTDISKVEDCFENLHQMKDNNIFKDLAEISKEGTTFATVRSIRDSFLKRIGNKHQIYSFCKELSTKLSHSLFNWEMICAILEVLFSCRNELTHYAESACDLLLLVAMAFPSLFRGSEEYLLKLFSEDSVLINEKSLQMLAYLAKSPCKLSINFSSDVYLLLEQKCIEGTRAESKYAISAIASLIQSPDDKKFAKLCKKVVGGLHDNHNIPTLLQSLGLILEYSPSMYTSYDDQFINFVQRVFVSPEFVSTPELSPSDENSACSFSCKLKIYCLKALVKSCLPTTTARDRIENFLKMLLDIIREEFTPITICENDKPYLRLAAGKSLLRLATRWDSLISPELFRTALLMARDSSYIVRKSFIHKLFGLLKKHAIPVRYACAFALASTDCAGDVRTESLRYLTEVVKEQRGVSVHQNKTSNDSIVEHPAYAVLFLIHTLAYDEEFPFNFCEKETGSAEFWSPLIVMLRELVEIEDLSQTKHGSATSSVSILLGIFRAVQKAEDVIDSGITHKLHILSKIGLLMVKELDKHCKTSDSPRHILLPSSYYRLSRSERKADECCQLDLITDTFVKRILKAHEPYNQQEDTTCSTITERVSKESAPKRQTRSSSNKPLFGQFVSGHEQGKMKKSSVQAKDVPKKNYLDILEKDNVSSCGSAGTKLSSPGSLGLTNEADSRDLKTISSKDTMSTEDFPDCHLRDCELEEDVGDCDGNFVKRPFSSNKTAVAALQKKSKRALDLRNAKNSAGSTADTIDNVRRTRSRKAQT